The proteins below come from a single Vitreimonas flagellata genomic window:
- a CDS encoding helix-turn-helix domain-containing protein, with protein MIRLRNERGWKQDELADAAQMARGSVSKVEGGESNITLDTLERIAAAFEVSCAQLLSED; from the coding sequence GTGATCCGGCTCAGAAATGAGCGCGGTTGGAAGCAGGATGAGTTGGCCGACGCGGCGCAGATGGCTCGCGGCTCTGTTTCAAAGGTAGAAGGCGGAGAGTCCAACATTACGCTAGACACGCTTGAGAGGATTGCGGCCGCGTTCGAGGTGTCTTGCGCGCAATTGCTTTCCGAAGACTAG
- a CDS encoding helix-turn-helix domain-containing protein, which yields MPKPSTSARETLALNLIRLRGKLGWTQEVLAHEAGIHRTYIGDLERQARNVSIDNIERLAHALGVETWVLLKRAQ from the coding sequence GTGCCGAAGCCTTCGACCAGCGCGCGTGAGACTTTGGCCCTCAATCTTATAAGGTTGAGGGGGAAATTAGGTTGGACGCAGGAAGTGCTGGCTCACGAGGCCGGAATTCATCGGACCTATATTGGCGATCTTGAGCGCCAGGCGCGGAACGTCTCGATCGATAACATTGAGCGGCTGGCCCATGCCTTGGGGGTCGAGACCTGGGTTCTTCTGAAAAGGGCGCAGTAA
- a CDS encoding AAA family ATPase — MTRYFLASVTIEGFRGINNDGDPLILRFSKDRVNSVHAPNGVGKTSIFEALHFAIHGTVPRLQALQDAERGQTYVVNKFHPQQTATVALVFSTDDGTPDVAITVTRQGAGNRTVSSPSGHPNPEEFLAALREDFVLVDYPRFASFVDSSALDRGRTFSSLIGLSRYSRLRQALDGARNTRNINTDLGLSSLDTEVTNGIRALIAVEGRIKTAFEEVTGASLANLDDIPRCKADVTGALAAIPLLAPTLATASVMDLDFDAAEEVIDREEGGEARKNLDALNTSIASLMALAVSQTETEEFDTLLELALARDEAMRKVGATAIHALLKDALAVVNGGDWHDPCQCPVCEATSETPLQGRLEAKIGLYDEAERMDAELARKTAASACLAKLQRLEEFAVMGIAVADRVSPTLTLATRQSGVTTADLDRGKAQLAALEIKRAEALNTASEEVAKIQAALPPSLVQVTRTLGQAKLFRDAMREYEADLPTLAAKKVKLDKLNRWKTFITNAAQTFATAETAIANARITDIQTSCQDLFGRLVRGGPDVRPTLSRAANSENVDLKLADFFGLQDQSARALLSESYRNAVAASIFLASATRHSGVPRFMVLDDVTSSFDAGHQFSLMDTIRSHLRHGATGGVPDGLQFIILSHDTSLEKYFDRLGNTTEWHHQKLQGMPPRGRVMVSAQQADRLKAQAQQYLNAGQVEIGEPFVRQYLEYKLGQVITRLGVLVPPDYATRGDKRTLSTYMDAITNTVALYQAAGRCVLTPQQISDLQNRHATAIMSNYVSHYESGAGTPFNAYALLGVLQSVDDLAACFTWTDPSDGQTKYFKALDRR; from the coding sequence ATGACGCGCTATTTTCTCGCCTCCGTGACGATTGAAGGCTTCAGGGGCATCAACAACGATGGCGATCCCTTGATCCTGCGATTCAGCAAGGACAGGGTCAATTCGGTTCACGCACCCAACGGTGTAGGAAAGACATCCATCTTTGAGGCTTTGCACTTTGCCATTCATGGCACCGTGCCAAGACTTCAGGCATTGCAGGACGCCGAGCGTGGCCAGACCTACGTCGTCAACAAATTCCACCCGCAACAGACCGCAACCGTCGCGCTCGTTTTTTCCACTGATGACGGTACGCCCGATGTTGCGATCACGGTCACGCGCCAAGGTGCGGGCAACCGCACCGTGTCCTCGCCCTCCGGCCACCCAAACCCCGAGGAATTTTTGGCCGCACTGCGCGAAGACTTCGTGCTGGTCGATTATCCGCGCTTTGCATCGTTCGTCGATAGCTCCGCGCTCGATCGCGGTCGCACATTTTCGTCTCTGATTGGCCTGAGCCGCTATTCGCGTTTGCGTCAGGCGTTGGATGGCGCGCGCAACACACGCAACATCAACACCGATTTGGGCCTTTCCAGCCTCGATACGGAAGTAACCAATGGCATCCGCGCACTCATCGCGGTGGAGGGACGCATCAAGACGGCATTTGAGGAGGTGACGGGAGCGTCACTCGCAAACCTTGACGACATTCCCCGTTGCAAGGCGGACGTGACCGGAGCGCTTGCGGCCATCCCGCTTCTCGCTCCGACGCTCGCCACTGCGAGCGTGATGGATTTGGACTTTGATGCAGCCGAAGAGGTCATCGACCGGGAAGAAGGCGGCGAAGCGCGGAAGAATCTGGACGCGCTAAACACAAGCATTGCGTCTTTGATGGCGCTTGCCGTCAGCCAAACGGAGACGGAAGAGTTCGACACGCTACTGGAGCTTGCGCTAGCGCGGGATGAGGCCATGCGCAAGGTCGGCGCAACAGCCATCCACGCGCTTCTCAAAGACGCTCTGGCAGTCGTCAATGGTGGCGACTGGCATGACCCGTGCCAATGTCCCGTGTGTGAAGCCACATCGGAAACGCCGCTACAGGGCCGGTTGGAAGCAAAGATCGGCCTCTATGACGAAGCCGAGCGAATGGACGCCGAGCTGGCGCGAAAGACCGCGGCATCAGCCTGCCTTGCCAAGCTACAACGGCTTGAAGAGTTCGCGGTGATGGGGATTGCCGTCGCTGACCGTGTTTCGCCCACACTCACACTGGCGACGCGCCAATCCGGCGTCACAACGGCTGATTTAGACCGCGGTAAGGCGCAGCTCGCCGCCCTCGAAATCAAACGTGCCGAGGCGCTCAATACGGCCAGTGAAGAGGTCGCAAAAATCCAAGCGGCTCTTCCGCCTTCGCTCGTGCAGGTGACCCGCACTCTTGGTCAGGCAAAGTTGTTCCGCGACGCCATGCGCGAATATGAGGCGGACTTACCAACGCTTGCCGCAAAGAAGGTCAAGCTCGACAAGCTCAATCGTTGGAAGACCTTTATTACGAATGCCGCGCAAACTTTCGCCACCGCCGAAACAGCGATCGCAAATGCGCGCATCACCGATATTCAGACAAGCTGCCAAGACCTCTTTGGCCGTCTTGTGCGCGGCGGCCCGGATGTCCGACCTACGTTGAGTCGTGCGGCGAACAGCGAGAATGTGGACCTGAAGCTCGCCGATTTCTTCGGCCTTCAGGATCAGAGCGCCCGAGCGCTTCTATCGGAAAGCTATCGCAACGCCGTCGCCGCGTCGATCTTTCTGGCTTCAGCCACGCGCCACAGCGGCGTTCCGCGCTTTATGGTGCTAGATGACGTAACTTCCAGCTTCGACGCTGGGCACCAGTTCAGCTTGATGGACACGATACGCAGTCACTTGCGGCACGGGGCGACAGGTGGCGTACCGGATGGCCTGCAATTCATCATCCTTAGTCACGACACGAGCCTTGAGAAATATTTCGACAGGCTGGGCAATACGACCGAGTGGCATCACCAAAAGCTGCAGGGGATGCCGCCGCGCGGGCGCGTCATGGTGTCTGCGCAACAGGCTGACCGCTTAAAGGCGCAAGCCCAGCAATACTTGAACGCCGGACAGGTCGAGATCGGTGAGCCGTTTGTCCGCCAGTATCTTGAATACAAGCTGGGGCAGGTCATCACGCGGCTGGGCGTCTTGGTGCCGCCGGACTACGCCACGCGCGGCGACAAGCGGACGCTGTCGACCTATATGGACGCAATCACCAATACCGTCGCGCTATATCAGGCGGCGGGGCGTTGCGTACTGACGCCGCAACAGATTTCGGATCTTCAAAATCGCCATGCCACGGCAATCATGTCCAACTACGTGAGCCACTATGAATCTGGCGCAGGAACGCCGTTCAATGCCTATGCGCTACTTGGTGTTTTGCAGAGCGTGGATGACCTAGCGGCTTGCTTCACGTGGACCGACCCGAGTGACGGACAGACGAAATACTTCAAGGCGCTGGATAGACGTTGA
- a CDS encoding TonB family protein — protein MADDQFDAGEDRMKVFISYSRADRGFAEDLYRALEAAGFHPLIDRSDIVAAEVWKERLGELILQSDTVVFVLTASSAASEMCQWEVDEANSRGKRIIPVVPQDLEGAAPPAGLSVLNYIYFYSNPAISESGWFDGNERLKKALRVDEFWLRFQTGLAEQVHDWVRRGKPDYLLLRGGLLEDAQSWMSRTPPGASVQPAEQEFIDASEAAAQKIVEDDQARLALSDRLRRAEAKIRYQNKELREKERRTSQRGGATTTERPRPPSRPPTPPAPTPPPQKAAPTPASEARAPPRHEFRRQDALPREEPPPPPPSSPPTPPPPRRDDGFERRARDYRESLAREARAKGATSWRRLLGRIAIFATLIVLVMLAFTPPVRGFAGSLWGRGTAFIERLQSDQAKEDSRAGAQAAVVEPYRPPQPLAAGSQGANVRAAASLQAEALIRLAPNTSLNVTGRIEGEDHIWYRVVIDDDRVGFVRDDVTVLRQQRPVQRRTPSPSADRAAQSTAPDYEVEPYAASTPIVAGPGGAIVHGEPDARSDVIGQARPGQTLIVIGRVTLPGATWFQVSSTEGRQGFVRDDGLVVQQTESPTSVELVIETYAPSPQLLTGDDGANVRATPARAGQPLVWLPPGVRLNVTGRTTSFGRIWYRVVLPDGRIGFVRDDVATPETPVQAAVIQGDAISWARRPSSQSLARYYPPRAQRSQQGGRVTLRCLVGADGRLSACSVVTPDPRSIEFSQAALNLVREFQMRPVLEDGTPSAGRWVVFPVSFRPGDGGR, from the coding sequence ATGGCCGACGACCAGTTCGACGCTGGCGAAGACCGGATGAAGGTCTTCATCTCCTATTCGCGCGCCGATCGCGGCTTTGCTGAAGACTTGTACCGCGCGCTCGAGGCCGCCGGCTTCCATCCGCTGATCGACCGTAGTGACATTGTCGCCGCCGAAGTGTGGAAAGAACGGCTGGGCGAACTTATCCTGCAATCGGACACGGTGGTTTTCGTGCTGACGGCGTCGTCAGCAGCGTCCGAAATGTGCCAGTGGGAAGTCGACGAAGCTAACAGCCGCGGCAAGCGCATCATTCCGGTGGTGCCGCAAGACCTCGAAGGTGCTGCACCGCCCGCCGGCCTCTCTGTGCTAAACTACATCTACTTCTACTCCAATCCGGCCATTTCGGAATCCGGCTGGTTTGACGGCAATGAGCGGCTGAAGAAGGCGCTTCGGGTCGACGAGTTCTGGCTACGCTTTCAAACCGGTCTAGCCGAACAGGTTCACGATTGGGTGCGCCGTGGTAAACCCGATTATCTCTTGCTTCGCGGCGGGCTGTTGGAAGACGCGCAAAGCTGGATGTCGCGAACGCCGCCGGGGGCCAGCGTACAGCCAGCCGAGCAAGAATTCATCGACGCCTCCGAGGCTGCCGCGCAGAAGATCGTGGAAGATGATCAGGCGCGGCTCGCGCTCTCCGATCGCCTACGACGGGCCGAAGCTAAGATCAGATATCAGAACAAGGAGCTGAGGGAGAAAGAGCGGCGCACCAGCCAACGCGGCGGCGCGACGACAACAGAACGGCCGCGCCCGCCGTCACGCCCGCCGACGCCTCCAGCACCCACACCACCACCACAAAAGGCGGCGCCGACGCCGGCAAGCGAAGCGCGCGCACCACCGCGGCACGAATTCCGCCGCCAAGACGCCTTGCCACGAGAGGAACCGCCTCCACCTCCACCTTCATCGCCGCCGACACCGCCGCCGCCACGGCGCGATGACGGATTTGAGCGCCGCGCCCGCGACTATCGGGAAAGCTTGGCGCGTGAAGCCCGCGCTAAAGGGGCGACAAGCTGGCGTCGGCTGTTGGGGCGTATCGCCATCTTTGCGACTCTCATTGTCCTAGTGATGCTCGCGTTCACGCCGCCGGTCAGAGGCTTCGCCGGTTCTCTTTGGGGCCGCGGCACTGCGTTCATCGAAAGGCTGCAAAGCGACCAAGCGAAGGAAGATTCCCGCGCAGGAGCGCAGGCAGCCGTCGTTGAACCGTACCGGCCGCCCCAGCCGTTGGCCGCGGGCAGTCAAGGCGCAAACGTCCGCGCAGCCGCGAGCCTACAAGCCGAGGCGCTGATCCGTCTCGCCCCGAACACCAGTTTGAACGTGACAGGACGCATAGAGGGTGAGGATCATATTTGGTATCGCGTCGTCATCGACGACGACCGCGTCGGCTTCGTGCGCGACGATGTGACCGTGTTGCGTCAGCAGCGCCCCGTTCAGCGCCGCACACCATCGCCTTCGGCCGACCGCGCAGCACAAAGCACCGCGCCGGACTACGAGGTTGAACCCTACGCAGCGAGCACACCGATCGTCGCCGGCCCGGGCGGCGCAATCGTGCACGGAGAGCCGGACGCACGCTCAGATGTGATAGGCCAGGCGCGCCCGGGGCAGACACTGATCGTTATTGGCCGCGTGACGCTGCCGGGCGCGACCTGGTTTCAGGTGTCGTCCACTGAGGGGCGCCAAGGCTTCGTCCGCGACGACGGTCTAGTCGTGCAGCAAACGGAGTCGCCGACGAGCGTGGAGCTGGTCATCGAAACCTATGCGCCCTCGCCGCAGCTGCTCACCGGCGACGACGGCGCGAATGTGCGCGCGACGCCTGCTCGCGCTGGACAGCCGCTGGTGTGGCTGCCACCGGGCGTACGGCTCAACGTCACTGGCCGCACCACATCGTTTGGGCGAATTTGGTATCGTGTGGTGCTCCCAGATGGCCGCATCGGCTTTGTCCGCGACGATGTCGCGACGCCAGAGACGCCCGTCCAGGCGGCTGTAATCCAAGGCGACGCGATCAGCTGGGCACGCCGGCCAAGCAGCCAATCGTTGGCGCGCTATTATCCTCCGCGCGCGCAGCGCAGCCAACAAGGCGGACGGGTGACTTTGCGCTGTTTGGTCGGGGCCGATGGACGCTTGAGCGCCTGCAGTGTAGTCACGCCCGATCCGCGGTCGATAGAGTTTTCCCAAGCCGCGCTCAATCTCGTCCGCGAGTTTCAAATGCGGCCGGTGCTCGAGGACGGCACACCCTCGGCTGGCCGATGGGTTGTATTCCCCGTCTCGTTCAGGCCAGGTGATGGCGGTCGCTAA